A portion of the Sphaerochaeta pleomorpha str. Grapes genome contains these proteins:
- a CDS encoding DbpA RNA binding domain-containing protein translates to MENDNKSTPNEEDILVGKIQVLAGKTKADPNPDELEQLKKLIKKNVPFTLRSYFMAYLLREMLGANTPKSKTPAPKRAPQAKKATKPTPAAPKAKEEAGAAKQTTERALPEGARTLYLNIGKMKRLYAKELSQLLQTELGVTREEIFSIRIHDKYSFISMSEENCEKAIATLNGMDIKGRTAAVSYSNKE, encoded by the coding sequence ATGGAAAATGACAACAAGAGCACCCCTAATGAAGAAGACATTCTCGTAGGGAAAATTCAGGTGCTCGCTGGAAAAACAAAGGCCGACCCGAATCCTGACGAACTGGAACAGTTGAAAAAACTGATCAAGAAGAATGTTCCCTTCACGCTTCGCAGTTATTTCATGGCCTATCTGCTTCGAGAGATGCTTGGGGCAAATACTCCAAAAAGCAAAACCCCGGCTCCAAAGCGCGCACCACAGGCAAAAAAAGCCACAAAACCCACCCCTGCTGCACCTAAGGCAAAAGAAGAAGCCGGTGCTGCAAAACAGACTACCGAACGGGCTCTTCCCGAAGGGGCTAGAACCCTCTACCTCAACATTGGCAAAATGAAAAGATTGTATGCAAAGGAACTTTCCCAATTGCTTCAGACTGAATTGGGTGTTACCAGAGAGGAAATCTTCAGTATTCGCATCCATGACAAGTATTCGTTCATTTCGATGAGCGAAGAAAATTGCGAAAAAGCAATTGCTACCTTGAACGGTATGGACATCAAAGGCCGTACTGCAGCTGTAAGCTATTCAAACAAGGAGTAA